The Geotalea uraniireducens Rf4 genome window below encodes:
- a CDS encoding UDP-N-acetylglucosamine 2-epimerase-like protein has protein sequence MKKLKVVTVVGTRPEIIRLSRVLPKLDQYMEHILVHTGQNYDTQT, from the coding sequence ATGAAAAAACTGAAAGTAGTAACAGTAGTCGGTACCCGGCCGGAGATTATCCGCCTCTCCCGTGTGCTTCCCAAGCTGGATCAGTACATGGAGCACATCCTTGTCCATACCGGCCAGAACTACGACACCCAAACTTGA
- the wecB gene encoding non-hydrolyzing UDP-N-acetylglucosamine 2-epimerase, protein MKKLKVMTVVGTRPEIIRLSCVLPKLDQYMEHILVHTGQNYDYELNEIFFTDLGIRQPDHFLGAAGATAAETIGQIIIKIDPLLAEVKPEALLVLGDTNSCLAVIPAKRRKIPIFHMEAGNRCFDQRVPEETNRKIVDHTSDINLTYSDIAREYLLREGLSPDRVIKTGSPMFEVLTHYREKIDSSDVLQKLVLEEQGYFVVSAHREENVDSEVNFRKMVTILNSIAETYGKRIIVSTHPRTRKRVESLGVIFHEKVELLKPLGFSDYVHLQQHSFAVLSDSGTITEESSILNFPALNIREAHERPEGMEEASVMMTGLELDRIHQGLAVLAEQSRGENRLLRQVTDYSMPNVSDKVVRIIISYTDYVNRTVWKKS, encoded by the coding sequence ATGAAAAAACTGAAAGTCATGACTGTAGTGGGAACGAGGCCGGAGATTATCCGCCTCTCCTGTGTGCTTCCCAAGCTGGATCAGTACATGGAGCACATACTTGTCCATACCGGCCAGAACTACGACTACGAGTTGAACGAGATTTTCTTCACCGATCTGGGTATTCGCCAACCGGACCATTTCCTGGGTGCTGCCGGGGCAACCGCAGCGGAGACCATCGGCCAGATTATCATCAAGATCGATCCGCTGCTAGCTGAGGTCAAGCCTGAAGCGTTGCTGGTACTGGGTGACACCAACAGCTGTCTTGCCGTCATTCCTGCCAAGCGGCGCAAGATTCCCATATTCCACATGGAGGCGGGGAACCGCTGCTTCGACCAGCGGGTGCCGGAAGAGACCAACCGCAAGATTGTGGATCATACGAGCGACATCAACCTGACCTACAGCGACATCGCCCGCGAATACCTGTTGCGGGAGGGACTCTCCCCAGACCGGGTGATCAAGACCGGCTCCCCCATGTTTGAAGTGCTGACCCACTACCGGGAGAAGATCGACAGTTCCGACGTGCTGCAAAAACTTGTACTGGAGGAACAAGGATATTTCGTGGTCAGTGCCCACCGGGAGGAAAACGTCGATTCCGAGGTTAATTTCAGGAAGATGGTGACCATTTTGAACAGCATCGCGGAAACATACGGCAAGCGGATAATCGTCTCCACCCATCCCCGTACTCGCAAGCGGGTGGAAAGCCTTGGGGTGATCTTTCATGAAAAGGTCGAGCTTCTGAAGCCCCTTGGTTTCAGTGATTACGTCCACCTCCAGCAGCATTCTTTCGCGGTTCTCTCCGATAGCGGCACGATTACCGAGGAGTCATCGATACTGAATTTCCCGGCGCTGAACATCCGCGAGGCCCATGAGCGACCGGAGGGAATGGAGGAGGCGAGCGTCATGATGACTGGCCTGGAGTTGGACCGCATCCATCAAGGGCTGGCGGTGCTTGCTGAACAGAGTAGGGGAGAGAACCGGTTACTGCGGCAGGTTACCGACTACTCCATGCCGAACGTTTCGGACAAGGTCGTGCGGATTATCATCAGCTACACGGATTATGTGAACCGGACGGTGTGGAAGAAATCCTGA
- a CDS encoding glycosyltransferase family 4 protein has protein sequence MEEILTMRILMLTQWFDPEPTFKGLPFAKELAKRGHQVEVLTGFPNYPGGEVYDGYRIRPMQRETMDGISVLRVPLYPSHDTSALGRIANYGSFALSSAILGVLLAKPVDLIYVYHPPATVGLSAIALSFFRRVPFVYDIQDLWPDTLAATGMLNNGVALRMIAKLCSHTYRLSTKIVVLSPGFRKQLIARGVPAEKIEVIYNWCDEGQIRDSAGDKGVAQELALSERFSIVFAGTMGKAQGLDAVLDAAALIAGRYSEIQFVFVGGGIEVDRLKKRAKDESLINVKFLPRRPVSEIGPVLKTADVLLVHLKDAPLFNITIPSKIQAYMAAGRPILVAVRGDAADLVEKANAGMSCIPEDSESIAAAVEKLYAMPRNQREELGENGRKFYERELSLRAGVGKFEDIFLSVVRKQ, from the coding sequence GTGGAAGAAATCCTGACGATGCGCATACTGATGCTGACACAATGGTTCGACCCCGAACCTACCTTCAAAGGACTTCCCTTTGCGAAGGAACTTGCCAAGCGTGGGCACCAGGTCGAGGTGCTTACCGGATTTCCGAACTATCCCGGGGGCGAAGTCTATGACGGATACCGGATACGACCCATGCAGCGGGAGACTATGGATGGGATATCAGTCTTGCGAGTTCCCCTTTATCCAAGTCATGACACGTCAGCACTCGGGAGAATTGCAAACTATGGAAGCTTCGCGCTTTCTTCTGCAATTCTGGGAGTATTACTCGCAAAACCTGTCGACCTCATTTATGTTTACCATCCTCCTGCCACTGTTGGCCTGTCGGCAATTGCATTGAGTTTTTTTCGGAGAGTACCCTTTGTTTACGACATTCAGGACCTCTGGCCGGATACACTGGCCGCTACTGGGATGTTAAACAACGGCGTAGCACTGAGAATGATAGCGAAGCTTTGCAGCCATACTTACCGGCTTTCCACCAAGATAGTGGTCCTGTCTCCAGGATTCCGAAAACAACTTATTGCAAGGGGAGTTCCTGCAGAAAAAATTGAGGTGATTTACAATTGGTGCGATGAGGGGCAAATTCGGGACTCTGCCGGAGATAAGGGCGTGGCCCAGGAACTCGCTTTGTCCGAGAGGTTTAGCATAGTCTTTGCGGGGACCATGGGGAAGGCTCAGGGCTTGGACGCAGTGCTGGATGCTGCCGCACTTATTGCCGGCAGATATTCAGAGATTCAGTTCGTTTTTGTCGGGGGGGGGATTGAGGTTGATCGTCTCAAGAAAAGGGCGAAAGACGAAAGTCTCATAAATGTCAAGTTTTTACCGAGACGGCCGGTATCGGAAATTGGCCCGGTATTGAAGACGGCCGATGTCTTGCTTGTCCACCTGAAAGACGCCCCGCTCTTCAACATCACCATCCCGTCAAAGATCCAGGCTTATATGGCTGCCGGTCGTCCGATCCTTGTTGCAGTCCGGGGGGATGCAGCCGATCTCGTTGAGAAAGCCAATGCTGGGATGTCCTGCATCCCTGAAGATTCGGAGAGCATTGCAGCAGCTGTGGAGAAGCTTTACGCCATGCCACGCAATCAGCGGGAGGAACTTGGCGAAAATGGCAGGAAATTTTACGAGAGGGAGCTCTCCTTGAGAGCGGGCGTCGGCAAATTTGAGGATATATTTCTCTCTGTTGTACGGAAACAATGA
- a CDS encoding sugar transferase, which yields MNSLIKRIFDFCSTLVGLVLISPLLIPVALLVRMIHGSPVLFRQERPGLHGKPFLMHKFRTMTNERDANGILLADEARLTGLGKFLRSTSLDELPELFNVLKGDMSLVGPRPLLMEYMPLYTPEQARRHEVKPGITGWAQVNGRNAISWEEKFKLDVWYVDNSSFWLDLKILWMTFFQVFKREGISQEGQATMAKFTGNKF from the coding sequence ATGAATTCATTAATCAAACGGATTTTTGATTTCTGTTCAACACTGGTTGGTCTTGTATTGATCAGCCCGCTGCTTATACCGGTGGCCCTCTTAGTCCGTATGATACATGGTTCGCCGGTCTTGTTCCGTCAGGAGCGTCCTGGCCTCCATGGCAAGCCGTTCCTCATGCATAAGTTTCGCACCATGACTAATGAGCGGGACGCGAATGGAATTTTGCTGGCCGACGAAGCGCGCTTGACCGGCCTCGGCAAATTCCTCCGCAGCACCAGCCTGGACGAGTTGCCGGAACTCTTCAATGTCCTCAAGGGTGACATGAGCCTCGTCGGCCCCCGCCCGCTTCTTATGGAATACATGCCGCTCTATACCCCGGAGCAAGCCCGCCGCCACGAAGTGAAACCGGGAATAACCGGCTGGGCTCAAGTAAACGGCCGTAACGCCATCAGTTGGGAAGAAAAATTCAAACTTGACGTCTGGTACGTGGACAATAGCTCTTTCTGGCTGGATTTGAAGATCCTCTGGATGACCTTTTTTCAGGTGTTTAAACGGGAAGGAATCAGTCAGGAGGGGCAGGCGACAATGGCAAAATTTACAGGGAACAAATTTTGA
- a CDS encoding four helix bundle protein: protein MKEDNIIQKKSYEFALQVISLYRKLYKANEFVLSRQILRSGTSIGANVEEAQAAQSRADFVSKMSIASKEARETCYWLRLLRDSNTISKCEADALLSEAESIVNILTSIVKTSSKSK, encoded by the coding sequence ATGAAAGAAGACAATATTATTCAGAAGAAAAGCTATGAGTTTGCTCTTCAGGTAATTTCACTTTATCGGAAGCTTTATAAAGCCAACGAGTTTGTCTTGTCAAGACAGATCCTCCGGTCAGGGACCAGCATCGGGGCGAATGTTGAGGAAGCCCAGGCTGCACAGAGTAGAGCCGATTTCGTATCGAAGATGTCAATAGCCTCAAAGGAGGCAAGAGAAACCTGCTACTGGCTACGTCTGCTGCGAGACAGCAACACCATTTCAAAATGTGAGGCCGACGCTCTTTTGTCAGAAGCGGAATCAATAGTGAATATATTGACATCTATTGTGAAAACAAGCAGCAAATCAAAGTAA
- a CDS encoding acetyltransferase, whose amino-acid sequence MKEKIFVYGASGHAKVVIDIIERQGVYDIAFLVDDDPVLKETDVYGYRVIGGKAELLAQREEVAGGIVAIGSNKVRVKVVGWLAENGMCLVSAVHPSAQVARGVILGDGNVVMAGAVINSDTIVGNNVIVNTRASIDHDCMIGDGVHIAPGATLCGTVTVGEGTFVCAGATIIPNLTVGARAIVGAGSTVIANVPDGATVVGSPAKVVKRF is encoded by the coding sequence ATGAAAGAAAAAATCTTCGTGTACGGTGCCAGTGGCCATGCCAAGGTTGTGATAGACATCATCGAACGCCAGGGGGTGTACGATATTGCCTTCCTCGTGGACGATGACCCTGTCCTGAAGGAAACAGATGTTTACGGCTATAGGGTAATTGGTGGCAAGGCAGAACTTCTGGCGCAACGGGAAGAGGTTGCAGGTGGCATAGTGGCTATCGGGAGCAATAAGGTGCGCGTAAAGGTCGTGGGATGGCTTGCGGAGAATGGCATGTGCCTCGTGTCCGCCGTTCACCCATCTGCCCAGGTTGCACGCGGCGTTATCCTCGGTGATGGTAACGTGGTCATGGCCGGTGCGGTCATCAACTCGGATACCATTGTCGGGAATAATGTCATTGTCAACACTAGGGCAAGCATTGACCACGACTGCATGATTGGCGACGGTGTGCACATAGCTCCAGGTGCCACTCTGTGTGGAACCGTCACTGTTGGTGAAGGGACATTCGTTTGCGCAGGGGCAACAATAATTCCTAATCTGACCGTTGGCGCGCGAGCGATTGTCGGAGCAGGGTCAACTGTCATTGCCAATGTGCCCGACGGTGCAACGGTTGTGGGAAGTCCGGCTAAGGTGGTGAAACGGTTTTGA
- a CDS encoding DegT/DnrJ/EryC1/StrS family aminotransferase, with translation MNFNKLAIDGGESVRTTPFSLWPFFDRDEIDSVTAVLASGKVNYWTGQEGREFEKEFAAFTGCSHAIALANGTVALELALHALGIGHGDEVIVTSRTFIASASCIVIRGAIPVLAEVDPVSQNVTAETIRTALTPRTRAIICVHLAGWPCDMDPILALAREHDLKVIEDCAQCHGATYKGRSLGSLGDVAAFSFCQDKIMTTGGEGGMLTTNDETIWRKAWEYKDHGKSFDAVYNRQHPPGFRWLHESFGTNWRLTEMQSAIGRVQLRKLPEWTRIRNRHAAILTEGFSEIPALRVTIPPPEIGHGYYKYYVFVRPEMIKPAFMSNLELRTRNLELISPRDRIMAAINAEGIPCFSGSCSEIYLEKVFDGLRPVERLPVARELGETSLMFLVHPTLTEQDMFDTCRAVKKVMRAAGR, from the coding sequence GTGAATTTTAATAAACTAGCCATTGACGGCGGAGAATCAGTCCGTACAACTCCTTTTTCATTATGGCCCTTTTTCGACCGGGACGAAATCGATTCGGTAACCGCTGTGCTCGCTTCCGGTAAGGTCAACTACTGGACCGGTCAGGAGGGGCGCGAATTTGAAAAGGAGTTCGCTGCCTTCACCGGCTGCAGCCACGCCATCGCCCTGGCCAACGGCACGGTTGCATTGGAGCTTGCCCTACACGCCCTTGGTATCGGCCACGGCGACGAGGTGATTGTCACCAGCCGCACTTTCATCGCTTCGGCAAGCTGCATCGTCATTCGCGGTGCAATCCCGGTATTGGCTGAGGTGGACCCGGTTTCCCAGAACGTAACCGCGGAGACGATCCGGACAGCCCTCACTCCCCGGACGCGGGCGATCATCTGTGTTCACTTGGCCGGCTGGCCTTGCGACATGGACCCGATTCTGGCGCTGGCACGGGAGCACGACTTGAAGGTGATAGAGGACTGCGCCCAGTGCCATGGCGCCACCTACAAGGGACGGTCCCTCGGGTCGCTGGGGGATGTGGCTGCCTTCTCATTCTGCCAGGACAAGATAATGACAACCGGTGGTGAGGGTGGGATGCTGACTACAAATGATGAGACAATCTGGCGAAAAGCATGGGAATACAAGGACCACGGCAAGAGCTTCGACGCGGTGTACAACCGACAACATCCCCCCGGTTTTCGCTGGCTGCACGAGTCATTCGGCACCAACTGGCGGCTCACCGAGATGCAGTCGGCTATCGGCCGGGTGCAGCTCCGTAAGCTCCCCGAGTGGACCCGCATCCGCAATCGTCATGCCGCCATCCTGACCGAAGGTTTCTCAGAAATCCCCGCCCTGAGGGTCACCATTCCCCCGCCGGAGATCGGCCACGGGTACTACAAATACTACGTCTTCGTCCGTCCGGAAATGATAAAGCCTGCTTTTATGAGTAACTTAGAACTCAGAACTCGGAACTTAGAACTGATTTCTCCCCGCGACCGGATCATGGCGGCCATCAATGCCGAGGGGATCCCCTGTTTCAGCGGCAGCTGCAGCGAAATTTACCTGGAAAAGGTTTTCGACGGTCTGCGGCCGGTAGAGCGTCTACCAGTGGCGCGTGAACTGGGTGAGACAAGCCTCATGTTCCTGGTGCACCCTACCCTGACGGAGCAGGACATGTTCGACACCTGCCGGGCGGTTAAAAAAGTAATGCGAGCCGCTGGCCGCTAG
- a CDS encoding polysaccharide biosynthesis protein, with translation MKSTSPYTGNALIGKLLSPSALKRFLFFFSADLLIIAASLYLALYFRFDFRVDARYFSLITAALPLFIVIKLALFVVFQVYHITWRFVGLDELYNIGIAILIAEAVLMALLLTTSTGWLHLSHYAVSFPRSIFINDGLITFLLACGLRISRRVYREVIFKKTSSAKGKRALVIGAGMTGELVLRDMARRDFADFYPVGILDDDSSMKVGTYIHGVRVLSTTDRLREIVRQHSVEVVIIAIPSTHYKALRKIYHLAKEAGIERINIVPQMYKNHERFEVSMKGIHEISIEELIGRQSVEVDYDSIEQMLAGKSILVSGACGSIGSEIVRQVCSFNPARLVLFEIDETELHNMQLRLAREFPSLLGRIYYVVGDVRDRSRVRGVMAAHAPELVFHAAAYKHVPMMEHNPSEAVKVNVFGTFNLAQAAVDHGVEKFVMISTDKAVRPTSIMGATKRVAEYVCSAFSRANVTEFTSVRFGNVLGSRGSVLPLFMEQLKNGGPLTVTDREMQRYFMTIPEAVSLVLQAAVIGNNGDVMVLDMGEPVKVVELAEELIRLHGLKPYDDIAIEFVGLRPGEKLFEEILTAEEGTDATRHEKIFVARNGSCHTMEQLDELLREFSRVPEVAPGLNDQQFVKELLMKHVQHFHVQQKITICQATPPSDSGSAFFADGRVPRLRGCLRGMS, from the coding sequence TTGAAATCAACTTCCCCTTATACCGGCAACGCCCTGATCGGCAAGCTGCTTTCCCCGTCTGCGCTGAAGCGTTTTCTCTTCTTTTTCAGCGCTGACCTGCTCATCATTGCGGCTTCTCTTTATCTTGCCTTATACTTCCGCTTCGATTTTAGGGTGGATGCTCGCTACTTCTCCCTCATCACCGCCGCACTCCCACTGTTTATCGTGATCAAGCTCGCCCTGTTCGTCGTCTTCCAGGTTTACCATATCACCTGGCGCTTTGTCGGTCTGGATGAGCTTTACAACATAGGGATTGCCATACTGATCGCGGAAGCTGTTCTGATGGCGCTTCTGCTCACCACATCGACCGGATGGCTTCATCTGTCCCATTACGCGGTTTCCTTTCCGCGCAGCATCTTTATCAATGACGGCCTGATCACCTTCCTGCTCGCCTGCGGTCTGCGTATCTCGCGCCGTGTCTACCGGGAGGTCATTTTTAAAAAGACCAGTAGCGCGAAGGGTAAGCGGGCGCTGGTCATCGGCGCTGGTATGACCGGGGAGCTGGTGCTCAGGGACATGGCGCGGCGCGACTTCGCCGACTTTTACCCGGTCGGCATCCTGGACGACGACAGCAGCATGAAGGTCGGTACCTACATCCACGGCGTGCGGGTTCTGAGCACCACGGACCGTCTGCGCGAGATCGTAAGGCAGCATAGTGTCGAGGTGGTCATCATTGCCATACCTTCCACCCACTACAAGGCGTTGCGCAAGATATACCACCTGGCAAAAGAAGCGGGGATTGAGCGGATCAATATCGTGCCCCAGATGTACAAGAACCACGAGCGCTTCGAAGTGAGCATGAAGGGGATTCACGAGATCAGCATCGAGGAGCTGATTGGCAGGCAGTCTGTGGAGGTGGATTACGACTCCATCGAGCAAATGCTCGCCGGCAAATCCATCCTCGTATCGGGTGCCTGCGGCTCCATCGGATCGGAGATCGTTCGCCAGGTTTGCAGCTTCAACCCGGCCCGGCTGGTGCTGTTCGAAATCGACGAAACCGAGCTGCACAACATGCAGTTGCGGCTGGCTAGGGAGTTTCCCTCACTGTTGGGAAGGATTTACTACGTCGTGGGCGATGTCAGGGACAGAAGCCGGGTGAGAGGGGTGATGGCGGCCCATGCACCGGAGCTTGTCTTTCACGCCGCAGCCTACAAGCATGTGCCTATGATGGAGCATAATCCCTCGGAGGCGGTGAAGGTAAATGTCTTCGGCACCTTCAATCTGGCCCAGGCGGCCGTCGACCACGGCGTGGAAAAGTTCGTCATGATCTCGACCGACAAGGCGGTGCGTCCGACCAGCATCATGGGGGCGACGAAAAGGGTGGCTGAGTATGTCTGCTCTGCCTTCAGCCGCGCCAATGTTACGGAATTCACCTCGGTACGATTCGGCAATGTGTTAGGGAGCCGCGGCAGCGTCCTGCCGCTGTTCATGGAGCAGTTGAAAAACGGTGGGCCTCTGACTGTTACGGACCGGGAGATGCAGCGCTATTTCATGACCATTCCGGAGGCGGTTTCGCTCGTACTGCAGGCGGCCGTCATCGGCAATAACGGCGATGTGATGGTGCTCGATATGGGGGAACCGGTGAAGGTCGTGGAGCTTGCCGAGGAACTGATCCGGTTGCACGGCCTGAAGCCGTACGACGACATAGCCATCGAATTTGTCGGACTGAGGCCTGGTGAAAAGCTTTTCGAGGAGATTCTCACTGCCGAGGAGGGGACCGATGCCACCAGGCACGAGAAGATATTCGTCGCGCGCAACGGCAGCTGTCACACCATGGAGCAGCTTGATGAGCTATTGCGGGAATTCTCCAGGGTGCCCGAGGTTGCGCCCGGTCTGAATGACCAGCAGTTTGTAAAAGAGCTGCTGATGAAGCATGTGCAGCACTTTCACGTTCAGCAAAAAATAACTATTTGCCAAGCAACACCGCCTTCAGATTCCGGATCCGCTTTTTTTGCAGATGGACGAGTACCACGTCTAAGAGGGTGCTTAAGAGGAATGTCGTGA
- the pfkA gene encoding 6-phosphofructokinase, whose protein sequence is MKKIGILTSGGDCSGMNATIRSAVRTGLRMNIEMVGFRKGYLGLMKGDGITLDSKSVSGILHRGGTFLQSARSQEFRTPEGQQKALDNLRNLGVEGLVILGGDGSLTGALALHRLGFPVIGIPASIDNDIPFTDMALGVDTALNNIIYAVDCIKDTASSHARAFVIEVMGRNSGYLASVSAIATGAEFALVPEREFDLSEICQQLRARYEEGRDNAIIILAEGAGNAQHIADSIKDAIGFETRVTVLGHYQRGGAPTVFDRLLASRLGKKAVELLISGQQGLMVGLSCNAIIATPLEDVIKGEKRPQDEMLRLAEVLGI, encoded by the coding sequence ATGAAAAAGATCGGCATATTGACCAGCGGCGGCGACTGCTCCGGCATGAACGCCACCATTCGCAGCGCGGTACGCACGGGACTCCGGATGAACATTGAAATGGTCGGTTTTCGCAAGGGCTACCTGGGGCTCATGAAAGGTGACGGCATCACCCTCGACTCCAAGTCGGTTTCCGGCATCCTCCACCGGGGGGGCACCTTCCTCCAGTCGGCCCGCTCACAGGAATTCCGCACCCCGGAAGGACAGCAAAAGGCCCTCGACAACCTGCGAAACCTCGGTGTCGAGGGGCTCGTCATCCTCGGCGGCGACGGATCGCTGACCGGGGCGCTCGCCCTCCACCGCCTCGGTTTCCCGGTCATAGGCATTCCCGCCAGCATCGACAACGACATCCCCTTCACGGACATGGCGCTGGGGGTCGATACTGCACTCAACAACATCATCTATGCTGTGGACTGCATCAAAGACACCGCAAGCTCACATGCCCGCGCCTTCGTAATCGAGGTGATGGGGCGCAACTCCGGCTACCTGGCAAGCGTCAGCGCCATCGCCACCGGCGCCGAATTCGCCCTGGTGCCGGAACGGGAGTTCGACCTCTCCGAGATCTGCCAGCAGCTCAGAGCCCGCTACGAAGAGGGGCGGGACAACGCCATAATCATCCTCGCCGAAGGGGCGGGCAACGCCCAGCATATTGCCGACAGCATCAAGGATGCCATCGGCTTCGAGACGAGGGTTACGGTGCTCGGCCATTACCAGCGCGGCGGCGCACCGACTGTCTTTGACCGGCTCCTGGCAAGCCGCCTCGGCAAAAAAGCGGTCGAGCTCCTCATATCGGGGCAGCAAGGGCTGATGGTCGGCCTCTCGTGCAACGCCATCATTGCAACCCCCCTCGAAGACGTAATCAAAGGCGAAAAGCGCCCACAAGACGAGATGCTGCGACTAGCGGAGGTATTGGGGATTTAA
- a CDS encoding replication-associated recombination protein A, whose product MDLFDRKAAADTLKEAPLAERMRPRTLAEYVGQEHLLGPGKLLRQLIETDQLTSLIFWGPPGSGKTTLARIIAGATKSHFIFFSAILSGIKEIREIVKEADDIRKFHGKRTILFVDEIHRFNKSQQDAFLPYVERGVFTIIGATTENPSFEVIAPLLSRCKVLVLNPLTEEEITGILRQALADKERGLGALDLAIEDDALTFMAEQAGGDARVALNTLETASRLTSNGVVSLDTAREAVQKKPLLYDKGGEEHYNVISAFIKSMRGSDPDGALYWLARMIEAGEDPIFILRRMVILASEDIGNADPRALQVAVTALQGFQLVGMPEGRIIIGQAVTYLATAPKSNASYVGIDAALAEVRKSGALPVPLHIRNAPTRLMKDLGYGTGYRYAHDYAEGYVAQDYLPDQIKGRKYYDPTGHGYEKSIKERMEWLKGKK is encoded by the coding sequence ATGGACCTCTTCGACCGTAAAGCCGCAGCCGACACCCTGAAGGAAGCCCCTCTCGCCGAACGGATGCGTCCCCGAACCCTGGCCGAATACGTCGGCCAGGAGCACCTCTTAGGCCCGGGGAAGCTTCTCCGTCAACTGATCGAGACCGACCAGCTCACCTCCCTCATCTTCTGGGGCCCACCGGGTTCGGGCAAGACGACCCTTGCCCGCATCATCGCCGGCGCCACCAAGTCGCACTTCATCTTCTTCTCCGCCATCCTCTCCGGCATCAAGGAGATCCGCGAAATCGTCAAGGAAGCGGATGATATCCGCAAATTCCACGGCAAAAGAACCATTCTCTTCGTCGACGAGATCCACCGCTTCAACAAGAGCCAGCAGGATGCCTTTCTCCCCTATGTGGAAAGGGGGGTCTTCACCATCATCGGCGCCACCACCGAAAACCCCTCCTTCGAGGTGATCGCCCCCCTTCTCTCCCGCTGCAAGGTGCTCGTTCTCAATCCGTTGACGGAAGAAGAAATCACGGGGATCCTGCGCCAGGCCCTTGCCGACAAAGAGCGGGGGCTCGGCGCCCTGGACCTTGCCATCGAAGACGACGCTCTCACCTTCATGGCCGAACAGGCGGGAGGCGATGCGCGGGTAGCCCTCAATACCCTGGAAACCGCGTCCAGACTGACGAGCAACGGCGTCGTCTCCCTTGATACAGCCCGCGAGGCGGTGCAGAAAAAGCCGCTTCTCTACGACAAGGGTGGGGAGGAGCACTATAACGTCATCTCCGCCTTCATCAAGTCCATGCGCGGCAGCGACCCGGATGGGGCGCTCTACTGGCTGGCGCGGATGATCGAGGCGGGCGAAGACCCGATTTTCATCCTGCGGCGCATGGTGATCCTCGCCTCGGAGGATATCGGCAACGCAGACCCCCGGGCGCTCCAGGTGGCAGTGACGGCGCTGCAGGGGTTCCAGCTGGTTGGGATGCCGGAGGGGCGGATTATCATCGGCCAGGCGGTCACCTACCTGGCCACCGCCCCCAAGTCCAACGCCTCTTACGTCGGGATCGACGCAGCGCTCGCCGAGGTGCGGAAAAGCGGCGCCCTTCCGGTCCCGCTCCACATCCGTAACGCGCCGACCAGACTCATGAAAGATCTTGGATACGGCACAGGTTACCGTTACGCCCACGATTACGCCGAAGGGTATGTGGCGCAGGACTACCTGCCGGACCAGATCAAAGGGCGGAAATACTATGACCCGACAGGACATGGTTACGAAAAGAGCATAAAGGAACGGATGGAGTGGCTGAAAGGGAAAAAGTAA